The Brachionichthys hirsutus isolate HB-005 chromosome 3, CSIRO-AGI_Bhir_v1, whole genome shotgun sequence genome has a window encoding:
- the gpatch4 gene encoding G patch domain-containing protein 4 translates to MAEVVQEKSRGSKFAERQLLRHGWEHGKGLGRSETGISEAIKVKVKCGKGGVGHKEGEQFSFHWWDHVFNKASSTLQVESDQNGVQLKTLEEDKEDGMISNKKPRKAALAKAKLYGCFVKSATLLSGQEQPEPKSSGSDDGSSSEEEDEQKLDLSSAVKLSDADLMKACGGRTAHKGARHGLTMSAKLARLEQQEAEFMAKYGKKSQSVSVGETPPTSQSAEVESQREKKRAAGSDVSESPAIDAKPRKKKKATDAVSTEGGAICAENGEAVLSSTRKRKRKKKKKQNEEEFLSSPAADSPEETAELHTDRKGKRKKSKSPKDSGVTAEEETDTESNQSALVRDCVAETKEKKSTVVLEEGEVTENKSTAKQRRKKCKKNKRMDGTGEEALPAKKGKKSKE, encoded by the exons ATGGCAGAAGTTGTGCAAGAGAAAAGTCGCGGCTCGAAGTTCGCGGAGCGGCAGCTCCTGCGTCATGGTTGGGAACACG GAAAAGGGCTGGGCCGATCTGAGACTGGAATATCAGAAGCTATCAAGGTCAAAGTGAAATGTGGCAAAGGAGGG GTCGGCCATAAGGAAGGGGAGCAGTTTAGCTTCCATTGGTGGGACCATGTCTTCAATAAGGCCTCTTCCACTCTACAGGTGGAATCTGATCAG AATGGCGTCCAGTTAAAGACGCTGGAAGAAGACAAAGAGGATGGAATGATCTCCAATAAGAAACCACGGAAAGCTGCTCTGGCTAAAGCGAAACTGTACGGCTGCTTTGTCAAG TCGGCCACACTGCTGTCTGGGCAGGAGCAGCCGGAGCCAAAGTCTTCCGGTTCAGATGACGGCAGCAGctcggaggaagaggacgagcaGAAGTTGGATCTCTCCAGCGCCGTCAA GCTTTCCGATGCTGATCTAATGAAAGCTTGTGGAGGACGCACAGCTCACAA AGGAGCCAGGCATGGCTTGACCATGAGTGCCAAGTTAGCCaggctggagcagcaggaggctgagtTCATGGCCAAGTATGGAAAGAAGAGCCAATCGGTAAGTGTTGGAGAGACTCCCCCGACCTCCCAGTCAGCGGAAGTAGAGTCTcagagggagaagaaaagagCCGCTGGGAGCGACGTGTCGGAAAGTCCTGCTATAGATGCTAAAcccagaaagaagaaaaaggcgACTGATGCAGTTTCTACTGAAGGGGGTGCGATCTGCGCAGAAAACGGTGAAGCGGTCCTTTCTTCTACAAGAAAGAGGAAacgtaaaaagaagaaaaagcagaatGAAGAGGAGTTTCTGTCCTCGCCTGCAGCGGACAGTCCAGAAGAGACTGCTGAGCTGCACACCGACAggaaagggaagaggaagaagagcaagtCCCCCAAAGACAGTGGAGTTAcggcggaggaggagactgACACAGAATCCAACCAGTCGGCGCTCGTCCGGGACTGCGTTGCAGAAACCAAGGAGAAAAAATCTACCGTTGTGTTGGAGGAAGGGGAAGTTACAGAGAACAAATCTACAGCAaagcagagaagaaaaaagtgcaaaaagaacaaacgtATGGACGGTACCGGTGAGGAGGCACTTCCTGCAAAGAAGGGAAAGAAGTCCAAAGAGTAG
- the LOC137917728 gene encoding natural killer cells antigen CD94-like — protein sequence MEEELNYSTVAFKDGGQPPKEKREEPTIYAEVKHKESTSTPASNGEAAAARSYWGMLAVCLVILCVLLASSVSGVIYITRAMDEQKAIIGGLAAENQQLMLKKSDLERETWRLSRLAGHLNWTLGVILEFNTFPVTEYCPEKKCQPCKEGWLMFQEKCYLFYDKRPPWKTWDESKKYCEDSDSNLVVIDGLQEQKFISNHSNYYYDELHGYWLGLYEDDGKNWVWVDGRRENLGYWMQGAGTAGPRALLIPGRNLTACWDTADSLMRNKLICERKVLLRPN from the exons ATGGAGGAAGAACTCAATTATTCCACGGTGGCTTTTAAAGATGGGGGGCAACCTCCAAAAG agaaaagagaagagccCACAATCTATGCTGAAGTGAAACATAAAGAATCCACTTCTACCCCTGCATCAA ATGGCGAGGCAGCTGCTGCTCGCTCTTACTGGGGCATGCTGGCCGTGTGTCTGGTGATACTCTGTGTCCTCCTGGCGTCCAGCGTCAGTGGCGTCATCTACA TCACCAGAGCAATGGATGAACAGAAAGCGATCATCGGTGGCCTCGCAGCAGAAAACCAGCAGCTGATGCTAAAGAAGAGCGATTTAGAGCGAGAGACGTGGAGGCTGAGCCGACTCGCAGGACATCTCAACTGGACGCTGGGAGTCATCCTGGAATTTAACACCTTTCCAGTAACGGAATACTGTCCTGAAAAGA AGTGTCAGCCATGCAAAGAAGGCTGGCTCATGTTTCAGGAGAAGTGCTACCTGTTTTATGATAAAAGACCTCCTTGGAAGACGTGGGACGAAAGCAAGAAGTATTGTGAAGACTCCGATTCAAACCTGGTCGTTATTGACGGCCTACAAGAACAG AAATTCATCAGTAATCACTCCAATTACTACTATGATGAGCTTCATGGATACTGGTTGGGGTTGTATGAAGATGATGGCAAAAACTGGGTCTGGGTTGATGGACGTCGGGAAAATCTGGG CTACTGGATGCAGGGCGCCGGTACCGCTGGTCCACGTGCGTTGCTGATCCCTGGAAGGAACCTGACGGCCTGCTGGGACACAGCAGATTCTTTAATGAGGAACAAACTTATCTGTGAGAGGAAAGTTCTCTTACGGCCTAATTAG
- the LOC137917742 gene encoding CD209 antigen-like protein C → MEEELNYVTVALRTNGVSAHDRTKVPETIYEDVKQVCDTDSVQPENKKDDPSHSLHHRVAAGLGVTCLVLVSVIVALGVRFNAAMSEQDSLTARNLQLRKEKADLERRTEELTRGKDRLNWTIGAILEYENFPVQTRCPEKVCKACLDDWVPFQSKCYQFFDSQYSSNWKTWRESQKQCREANANLVKIESQEEQEFISNHTKYYNDEMHGYWIGLKEKPNPGLWVDGSNVTLTYWRTESSRSRRSCVLTLSRADPLANWATEYCTMKNRWICEGKALIRN, encoded by the exons ATGGAGGAAGAATTGAATTATGTGACGGTGGCTTTGAGGACTAATGGTGTTTCTGCACATG ACAGAACAAAAGTCCCGGAAACGATCTATGAGGATGTGAAGCAAGTCTGTGATACAGATTCTGTCCAACCAG AGAATAAAAAAGATGATCCGTCCCATTCTCTGCATCATCGGGTGGCGGCAGGTCTGGGGGTCACCTGCCTCGTGTTGGTGTCGGTCATCGTCGCCCTCGGTGTCCGAT TCAACGCCGCCATGTCTGAGCAGGACAGCTTAACGGCACGGAATCTGCAGCTGAGGAAAGAGAAGGCCGACTTGGAGAGACGGACAGAGGAGCTGACCAGAGGGAAAGACAGACTCAACTGGACCATCGGAGCCATCCTGGAATATGAGAACTTCCCGGTGCAAACCCGCTGCCCAGAGAAAG TCTGTAAGGCTTGTCTGGATGACTGGGTGCCGTTTCAGTCCAAGTGTTACCAATTCTTTGACTCTCAGTATTCCTCCAATTGGAAGACCTGGAGGGAAAGTCAAAAGCAATGCAGAGAAGCAAATGCCAATCTGGTCAAGATTGAAAGTCAGGAGGAACAG GAATTTATCAGTAACCACACAAAATACTACAACGATGAAATGCATGGCTACTGGATTGGCCTGAAAGAGAAGCCCAATCCAGGGTTGTGGGTTGATGGAAGCAACGTCACCCTGAC GTACTGGAGGACGGAAAGTTCCCGCAGCAGAAGGTCTTGTGTTTTAACGCTTTCACGTGCTGACCCCCTGGCGAACTGGGCCACAGAGTATTGCACCATGAAGAACCGCTGGATCTGTGAAGGAAAAGCTTTGATACGAAATTAA